A DNA window from Coffea arabica cultivar ET-39 chromosome 6c, Coffea Arabica ET-39 HiFi, whole genome shotgun sequence contains the following coding sequences:
- the LOC140008803 gene encoding secreted RxLR effector protein 161-like, which translates to MAKVPYANAVGSLMYALVCTRPDISQAVSMVSRFMHDPGDLDKRRSTTDYLFIFAKAPVSWKSTLQSTVALSTMEAEYMAITEAMKEAI; encoded by the exons ATGGCGAAAGTCCCGTATGCTAATGCAGTTGGTAGCTTGATGTATGCATTGGTTTGTACGAGACCCGACATTTCACAGGCAGTTAGTATGGTAAGcaggtttatgcatgatccaG GTGATTTGGATAAGCGACGTTCTACAACTGACTACTTGTTTATATTTGCCAAGGCGCCAGTTAGTTGGAAGTCTACTTTGCAGTCAACGGTAGCTTTGTCAACAATGGAGGCAGAGTACATGGCGATTACAGAAGCTATGAAGGAGGCAATTTGA